One segment of Brassica napus cultivar Da-Ae chromosome C3, Da-Ae, whole genome shotgun sequence DNA contains the following:
- the LOC106428577 gene encoding myrosinase-binding protein 2-like produces the protein MGTMSERVGAMGGNMGSPFDDGVFDGVRRIIVGRDWDCVSYIKIEYENNDGNFETREHGTNRGGLQEFTVDYPTEYITSVGGSFSHVFRYGTALIQSLIFRTSRGRTSPILGHSFLGFQLGTRFTLEGKNGGKLLGFHGRSGQALDAIGPYFFAANPPLRHFNPQGGNGGSAWDDGAFDGVRRILVGRGGRFVSFLRFEYARDQRTVPHDHGRRQEVPQEFVVDHPNEHITVVEGTIDGFLTSLRFQTSIGRTSPAFGNVVGRRFVFEENNFKLVGFSGRSGDVIDALGANFGPLPAPTPVPAPVPAPAPRPSPAPAPAPRPSPAPGSAGRWPPAPAPAPAPGPAPAPAPVPAPAPAHAPGPAPGQGPAPGRAPDRAPDRAPGPAPGPAPGPAGR, from the exons ATGGGCACAATGTCTGAAAGAGTGGGAGCGATGGGTGGTAACATGGGCAGCCCATTTGACGATGGTGTTTTCGATGGCGTGAGAAGAATAATTGTCGGAAGAGACTGGGACTGTGTTTCTTATATCAAGATTGAGTACGAAAATAATGATGGAAATTTTGAAACCCGTGAACATGGAACGAATCGCGGGGGACTTCAAGAG TTCACAGTGGATTATCCGACTGAATATATCACATCCGTGGGTGGAAGCTTCTCACATGTTTTTAGATATGGAACAGCGCTTATCCAGTCGTTAATCTTCAGAACCTCCCGTGGAAGGACCTCTCCGATACTCGGTCATTCGTTTTTGGGGTTTCAACTTGGGACAAGATTCACGCTCGAGGGTAAAAATGGTGGGAAGCTTCTAGGTTTTCACGGACGTTCTGGTCAAGCTCTTGATGCCATCGGACCTTACTTCTTCGCTGCGAATCCTCCTCTTAGGCACTTTAACCCTCAAGGTGGGAACGGAGGGAGCGCTTGGGACGATGGCGCTTTCGACGGTGTAAGAAGAATACTCGTTGGACGAGGTGGTAGATTTGTAAGTTTTCTCAGGTTTGAGTATGCGAGAGACCAAAGAACGGTGCCACATGATCATGGGAGGAGGCAAGAGGTTCCACAGGAG TTTGTGGTGGATCATCCTAATGAACATATTACAGTAGTGGAGGGAACCATCGATGGCTTCCTTACATCGCTTAGGTTTCAAACATCAATAGGAAGAACCTCCCCTGCTTTTGGCAATGTGGTTGGCAGGAGATTTGTGTTCGAGGAAAATAATTTCAAGCTTGTCGGGTTTTCTGGTCGGTCTGGTGATGTCATTGATGCTCTTGGTGCAAACTTTGGCCCTCTTCCAGCTCCAACTCCGGTTCCAGCTCCAGTTCCAGCTCCGGCTCCACGTCCATCTCCGGCTCCGGCTCCGGCTCCACGTCCATCTCCGGCTCCAGGTTCAGCTGGACGCTGGCCTCCCGCTCCGGCTCCTGCTCCAGCTCCGGGTCCAGCTCCAGCTCCAGCTCCAGTTCCAGCTCCAGCTCCTGCTCATGCTCCTGGTCCAGCTCCGGGTCAGGGTCCAGCTCCCGGTCGGGCTCCAGATCGGGCTCCGGATCGGGCTCCCGGTCCGGCTCCCGGACCGGCTCCAGGTCCGGCTGGACGATGA